In Osmia lignaria lignaria isolate PbOS001 chromosome 5, iyOsmLign1, whole genome shotgun sequence, a single genomic region encodes these proteins:
- the mRpS7 gene encoding mitochondrial ribosomal protein S7: protein MILRRTCNLLTLRQNQISIQFYSLFPTSYVPPVYKKDQQKEIFETPEGKQLSHTPIRPALTSDTCSEFHDEIIRKFINYIMRKGQRAVARRVLETAFENIKIIQLKKYYDAPPEEKDNIVLDPKTILHRAIENCTPILDLHNISRGGITYKVPVPISERKGHFKSMNWLIETAKDKPNQTHLVDALAKELISAANNEGRTVKKKQDLHKQCEENRAYAHYRWLE from the exons ATGATTCTCAGAAGAACTTGCAATTTACTAACTTTAAG GCAAAATCAAATAAGTATCCAGTTTTATAGTTTATTTCCAACATCATATGTACCACCAGTTTATAAAAAGGATCAACAAAAAGAGATATTTGAAACTCCAGAAGGAAAGCAATTATCTCACACACCTATCAGACCAGCTTTAACTTCTGATACATGTTCTGAATTTCACGATGAGATAATtag aaaatttataaattatattatgagAAAAGGTCAAAGAGCAGTAGCCAGGAGAGTATTAGAAACTgcctttgaaaatattaaaataatacaacTGAAAAAGTACTATGACGCACCACCTGAAGAAAAAGATAATATTGTATTAGATCCAAAAACTATTTTACATCGTGCCATAGAGAACTGTACACCCATTTTGGACTTACATAATATATCAAGAGGTGGTATTACATATAAG GTTCCTGTACCAATATCTGAGAGGAAAGGTCACTTTAAATCAATGAATTGGCTGATTGAAACTGCAAAGGACAAGCCAAATCAAACCCATCTTGTTGATGCCTTAGCAAAAGAACTTATTAGTGCTGCTAATAACGAG GGTCGAACTGTGAAAAAGAAACAAGATTTACACAAACAATGCGAAGAAAATCGAGCTTATGCTCATTACAGATGGTTGGaataa
- the LOC117609789 gene encoding transmembrane protein 186 yields MCLQNIYFYRRLIYRQYIKVNNVIRPYSHIPDDNKNKSSEIIKSLKFPDYQLVYAFPHIAFPCLLNVMKRNQTIVAGLSVPVLIGLQVTGLIPGDECIKLICVCFIITAWFHVVCHACNNLIGSVYLKDNQEVIISYVDYWGKRRDLKTNVNDIIPPTERTTSLMKYSLYKKLGIQSCKQELKINVPYGRIIDETRFKNIFGDNV; encoded by the exons ATATATTAAGGTTAACAATGTAATTAGACCATATAGTCATATTCCAGATGACAACAAAAATAAGTCATCAGAAATAATCAAATCGTTAAAATTTCCTGATTACCAATTAGTCTATGCTTTTCCACATATCGCCTTTCCTTGCCTTTTAAATGTAATGAAACGTAATCAAACTATCGTAGCTGGACTAAGTGTACCAGTGCTTATAGGGTTACAAGTAACAGGTTTAATACCAGGAGATGAATGTATAAAACTTATATGTGTTT GTTTTATAATTACTGCTTGGTTTCACGTTGTTTGCCATGCATGCAACAACCTTATTGGTTCTGTATACTTAAAAGATAATCAAGAAGTTATAATATCATATGTAGATTATTGGGGTAAAAGAAGAGATTTAAAAACCAATGTTAATGATATTATACCTCCTACAGAAAGAACTACCTCACTTATGAAATATAGTCTCTATAAAAAATTAGGTATCCAGTCGTGTAAACAAGAGCtaaaaataaatgtaccataTGGACGAATTATTGATGAAACgaggtttaaaaatatttttggtgACAATGTATAA